A region of the Mus caroli chromosome 7, CAROLI_EIJ_v1.1, whole genome shotgun sequence genome:
ctcctgtGTCTTACATAACCTTATCTAAGCACATATATTTTACAGTGAAATGAAAATGTACCTACCTAATAGCTTTAATATTTTGTAGTTAATCCTAAACTCTATGAAAACAAGACATAGCCTTATCTTATTCCCCATGCCAAAGCTCCAAATATTTCCTGTTTCTATAACCATTTTCCTGTGCCATTTCAGCTCAATAGTCCTacattcattccttccttccttccttccttccttccttcctttctcttttgctctcGCTCttgttctccttccttttttcatttttttcttcttccttttctttttaggccaggctagcctcaatctcATGGAGacctctgcctccaaattcctgggattaaaggtatgcaccaccattccCATCTGGTCCTAAAATGGTATGAACAAGGCTGGAaagaaagctcagtggttaagagcacagaggtcctgagttcaattcccagcatccacatggtagcttaaaaccatctataatgggatctgatgccctctcctggtgtctgaagactcatacacataaaatgaataaatcaatttaaaaaaaatgatgtgagCACCATTAATCTTGGCTGCAATCTTCTATACATGATCCAATAAAAAATCTTCAGAATAAATAGTACTTAAAACATTTGTGTCTCCAATATAGCAGAAGACAGTCACATTGTCACCTTCCTTAGCAGAAAGGCATACATGACGCAGCATGACATGTCATCTAAAAATCACTCTAGATTTATCATTTGAATTGGTATTCCTGCCAGTCTATAAATAATTGACCATCTTAAGCTCAATTAAGGGTTTTTCCAACTAAGATGCACCTGATTTCAGCTCAATTGTTAACCTCTTTTTTGAGTCTGTGAAGTGAGCACCCTGAAAACTCTTTACTGAGaagtcatgaaaataaaatagttgcTGATCAAAAAGCAAGTAGCCACAGCGCTGAAATCAGAAGATACATCTCGCCTTTTCCAAGCCAGAACTATCCATCCTGTGTCACACAggtaatgatgataatgatgataattatCACCTTCAAAGCAAGTGCACTGGAAGCTTACCAGTGCAAGGCATGGTTCTCAGAACCTGATAGACATTAACCCTCATACCTCTAGGTATCCGTACCTGTTAGCTATGGATATTGTTATGACTCTTAGTTTACAAATGGGGTGAACTCTCAGGCCTGGTCTTACTAGCCTATATTCCAGCTCCTTCTGAGGCTAGGGCAGAAGGCTGGCAAGTCCTAGGCCTGTCTAGGTTATACAGTAAATTCAAGGTTAGCTTGGGCAACTTGGtcagattctgtttcaaaataaaaaggaaaaagagggctGGGAGTACAGCTGAGTGGTAGACTACTTGGTTAACATGTTTAAGGCCTGGTTCCAATCCTTGCTATAGAAAAAAGGGGTAGTAATAAACATGGCAGTGGGAAGTTAAATAAATTACCCCACATCACATGACTAGTAAATGGCAAAACTGGTTTCACCACCGGAGGATGCTTCGTGCAAATGCCGACTTATTCTGGGACTGAGTGAGCTGCTCAGGAGTGACCCAGATACTTGGAAGATTCGGAAAGACCTGTCCAACTGGTCAAAGACAATGCATTCCATACACAGGGAAGAAAAGAGTAGCTATGCAATAAGCTGCGTTAGCCTAAGAAAACCACACTGCCACACTTACCTCCACTGCTCCTCTGGGGAGAGGTCTGACATATCAACCTGTAGAAAGACAACACCAGAAAAATCTGTCAATGATTTATAACTGTCCCCACCCTAAATAAGGGGCTCAAAAACATTCATCAATATTTTCAAGGACTCAAAAGAGGAGGCTTCATATCTCTAACTCTAGGAAGCCTTTCCCACCACTACTTCACACCAGCGTCTCCCTTCTTTAGGTGCTAGTTTGGTTCAGGTTTTACTACTAAATGAATGTTGCATGGCTGAGCTATTCAATCAAAGAGTGGGATGCATTATTATATGGTAAGGGTAAGCTATggaagaatggacaaatgggttTTAACCCAACTTGGGTTGTTATAAACCAGGGGAGTTTTCTTGGAATGATTGTGAAATATTATCCAGAAATGAGAGCAATGTTCTTGTCAAAGGAAATTACATGGACAGGAAGGAGAGTAAAACTGTACAGTGTACAAAGAGTTAAGTATGACTAGGGCAAAATATGAGTCAGAATTAGTAAAATATGAAGCCATATGAAATACTGTCATATACTGCCACATGAATAAACACATAGGAGCAAGCAGAACATTAGACTAGGCCAAAATCATCTTTGGCTCCTGTTTTGCTACTGACCTTAGAAGTGTATGGCCTTCTAAACTCAAAGCTCTGGTTCTACCTAGGGTCTCTCAAACTTGGCACTACTGATATTTGGgagctctgtttattttctggGAAGAGTGTGTCCTGCATATGATCAGTAGCACCCAAAAAGAATATCTACAGACACTGTAAAATTTAGGGAACAAAAGTTGCCACTGTCAAAAACCTCTGTTCCAGAATATTAGTACAGCCTTGGTGCCAAAGTGTATCTTCTGCTTCTTTACAGCCGTATAACGCCATGCCAAAATTCCAGTACTTAGGACAAACAACATAGTTTTATAGCAAACTGGGCAGGAAAAGTTCCTTGACAGCAAAAGAGACAGGGGCTTAGAAACATGAGTTAGCATTTTGAATATCTCCCACCAGTTTTGGACTAGCCTAGTACACCTTTCCCACATACTGGGAAAATGCCTCAGAGCCAACATACACTTTACTTTATACTGCTTTTGTGTTCTTTAAAGAGAACAAAGAACTAAgcagtcaataaatatttaagaaattgagaaaaagcctCTCCAGTAATGTAagtatgttaaaaacaaaacaaaacaaaacagtacaccACTTGGACATACTGAAACAAGAGAGTATACAAACACTTGAAAATGCCATGTAAGTATCAAGAAAGCATCtagaaaaatctatttaaaaacttTGTGAATCTCACTCACAAGATCATgatgaaaagcaaataaataaatgggggaaAAACTTTatgtgaggaaataaaaaaggTACATACTCAAGAAAGTAAGACAACCCACTGAAGGGCAAACTATGAATACACAGAGTACTGGACCAGGCATAGCTGTATCTCTGAAAGTGAGCCATGCATATTATTATGTATGTCTTACTTCCATCATCTGAAAATAGAATAAGACCTTTGACTCCATCATATGGCTTGTAAGGAAAGTACACTGACAATGAATTTTGTTTCTTCCAGAAAAGTGGGCATACTGTATAAACTACCAGAGGAGACTATCGCATTCAAAGCTGGAGAAACAAGGAATGCTTCCAGAGCCCCAGGGAAAAGATCAGAAGAGCAAGCCCTAAGGCTGAGACTACATTTGGGGCTTAAGCCATCAGCAGCAGTTCACAAAGCAGTTTAACTGTTAAGAGTAGCATATGGTCTGGCTTTAATATTTGTGTCCAGAACTAAAAGGTGACTTCAATTACATTCAAACCACTCTTCTGGATCAAGTGGGAAAACAAGGAAAGCTGTAAACTAGAGCTATAATTAACCTGTACCATCTGGGAAGGCATCTTTATTTGGTGCCTCATTAAGGGAGTTTATCCACCTGGAGCCAAGCACTAACCCAATATGAAGGTACCTTGTCTGAAACTCAGGTAGATAATTAGGCAGCCTCTCAGGGTCAGGGTAATAACTGACGGTCCTATAAACAACACCTAAAACATCCTAGGATCTCACAAGGCTCCATCCAAGTCATTGCCAACCTAAGTTAAGATTTAAAAGAAGTTAAACCAAAAATGCTAGATGGGGCAAGGGAAAAATTTGCAAAGACAGAAAATGATCAAACCTGAGGGGTTTGTTTCCTCAGGTGTGTAAGATTTAAGCACCCACCCCTGTGTACCCACAACCAGATGACCTGTCCTCCACAAACAGCACTCACTCTTTGATCTCTGTCTTTACATAGCTTTGTACCTTAAGCCCCTCTCTTCCACCAAATCAAATTCTTTCCACAAAGCACTGAACAAATTCTCCTGGGTTATTGGAAAGCTCTTTAAAACATCTTCCACACTTTTACTATGTGTATCTAAATACTAGAATACCAGGACCCTGAAAGCTAATTATGAAACACAAActtcagaatccacataaaacccCCTTTATCAGAATCTGTAATCTAATAAGATACTGAAATAATTTATATGTACACtaaagtttgagaagtattgcTACCATATGTAGTACTCATATTCACAATTTGCATTTATAGGCATAGACATATCTGTAagattcttttctaaaaaaaataataattttactaCTAAGATCTAATTCACACAGTGAGAAAATAGTCCATTTTTAAAGTACAGTAGTCATGGTTTTCAGTGTATTCACAGTATTGCACCTCTTCTACCTCTATAAAGATTTGCTTAATATAGGCAGTTCATATACTACTGCAATAACATGGTCTTTTATGGCTGGCTTCTTTCATGTAGCATAACTGTTTTCAAGGTTCATTCATTTTGTAGCACATATGGTAGTTCCCTCCTTTTGAATCTCAACAACATTCCAATGTATAGATATACCATATTTCTCCATTCACTAGCTGGCAAACACTAGAGTCATTGACTTCTGAGCTATTATAAAGGATGTTGctaggccaggcgtggtggtgcacacctttagtcccagcactcgggaggcagaggcaggtggatttctgagttcgagtccatcctggtctacaaagtgagttccaggacagccagagctataccgagaaaccctgtctcgaaaacaaacaaacaaaaaacaaaaacaaaaacaagaatgttGCTATATGAACATTTGTCCCTAACGTCATGTAaaagtatgttttcatttctcttgaaaACATAGCTAGAACCATAACTGCTGGGCCACATGACAACTCTGCTTTTGAGAACTGCCAAACTGTTTCTCATAGCAGCTGCATATTACAGTCTTGTGCACAGTATGTGGAGGCTccaatttctccacatccttcccaatatttgtaattttttttttcaaaatgcctACATTTCTACTTAGAATGGACCACATGCCACAGGGCAggagtggaagtcagaggacaacctgcagagGTTGGTTTACTCCCTCTgccatgtaggttccagggatgttgtcctctgacttcaatgccaccacctacacacacctacacacctacacacacacacacacacacacactacatttatttcttttggagAGTGCAAATGTCATGGCGTGAGTAtgaaggtcaaagaacaacttatgaaagttggttctctccatcacacaggttctgagaatcaaactaaggtcttcaggcttagcagcaagtgcccttacccactgagccatctcactgacacttgagttaatttttatgtatacTGTACAGCAGGGGTCCAACTTCATTCCTccataaaattgaatttaaaaatatggctGGGAAAGgctcagtaaagtacttgctatgCAAGTTTGAAGATCTGGATATGGTAGCctgcatctgtaaccccaacacaAAGGAAggttggtgtcttagggtttttattgccatgataaaacaccacgatcagggctggcaagatggctcggcaggtaagagccctgactgttcttccaaaggtcccgagttcaaatcccagcaaccacatggtggctcataaccacctgtaatgagatctgatgccctcttctggtgctgtttgaagacagctacagtgtacttaacatattgtaataaaaattaatctttaaaaaaaaaaacatgatcaaaactAAAGTGGAATGGTATATTATCCTAAAGCTTGTATCAGTCCGTCATGCAGGAAAGAGGTAGCACCACCCACACTGActaattattaatcaagaaaatgtatcaCAGGcttacccacaggccaatctggtggaggcattttcttgatttattcaaaatgactctagcttgtatcaagctggcataaaactagctagcacagaTGAGATAAATGGACTGAACATGACACGACAGAACACAACAGGTAGACTCCTGGaacttaatacacacacacacacacacacacacacacacatcaatgcaATGGTATAAGGATGTATAATCCAAGTCATCTTTCAGACATTACTTGCTTTGcattcctaaagaaataaaaacatttttgtgaATTCCTACGTGCTATGCTTTCTATAACTATGGAGTAAATAAGCCTAGGCCTGCTATCTCCTCACAGCTAAAGATTAAGTGTTCTCCCTCAGCCTCCAAGGTTTCTATGCTGTTGCTTCTAAGATTCTTTTCTCTACTGAGCTATCTGAACACTCAGAGTAAGTTTTAGATTCACACTAAATTTCACATTGCCTAAAAGCTTCCCCCAAGATCATATTGGGCAAAAATGAGTattctgtgtttaaaaaacaacaacaaaaagcctgaCATGGAAGCCAGGTATGGTTGTATACACTTTtcttgtaaaatttattttatggggccaggcgtggtggtgcacgcctttagtcccagcacttggggaggcagaggtaggcggatttctaagtttgaggccagcctggtctacagagtcagttccaggacagccagggctacagagagaaaccctgtcttaaaaaacaaaaacaaacaaacaaacaaacaagagtattagtagtgctctatctgcatgtatacctgtgtaccagaagggggcaccagataccattacagatggttgtggctaggaattgaactcaggacctctggaagaacaggttAACCACTGATCCCTGTccatacttttaattccagcaatttACAGGGTGGGCAAGttcagcctgtgctacataagagttgtttaaaaagaaagggggggtGGTAATCCTTGACATGCCAATAATCTACAAATGTCAAAGGCAAAAAAAGATGCCTGGAATTTTGAcagcaataaatatttttctttcattcatttactcaattACAAACATGAAGCATTTACCCttataaaatttgcattttaatgcagaagacaataaataaagacaaaatattttatttacttatatgtatggGTATCTACCTGCTATGTAAATCTGTGCATCACGTATGTGCCCGGTGCCCTGGGACcccctagggctggagttacagatgactgtaagtcgccatgtgagtgctaggactCAAACCCacgacctctggaaaagcaaccagagctcttaacccctgagccatctctctagccccatgaaattatttcttatttaagtATTATGAGCAAAGATAACACAGGCTAAGAGAAGAGCAAAGGAGACAATTTCATTGTTTCATATAGACAGTCCACTTTCCCTAAAAACTTTCCAGTATATGCAGAGCAAATTGAGCAAAATGAACAATGACAAAAATCCACGtggtgtgtcttttttttttttttttacgtaaaTAACCCGTTTATTGCAGGCTAGGCAAGTCTCAGACAGCAGGGCTTCTACTggtctttcagttccttcagtcttctGATGGCAGACTTCACTGTGACTGCAGAGGTGGTGTTGTAGGTCCAGGCCCCGCCGGCCACTGTTTTCATGCAGGAACCACAGTGCCAGATGCCGACGGCTCGTCTCTTCATCTTGGTCTTGCCACAGAAGGAGCAAGTGTACTTGGCGTGCTGgctgatttcaattttcttcacCATTTTCCGGAGGGAGGCACCATAGCAGGTCCCGTACTTGCCGACGATGCCGACCTTCTTGGTGCGTTTAGCCATGTCGCCGGAACCCAAGCCCAAGTCCGAAGAGCCATGTGGTGTGTCTTGTTTGTACATTTTCACTCCAAGCAGTGGCCTTATGACAACAGCTCTCCTTTTCTCAATAAAGAGAGAAACAGTGGTAGGCTCCAATGTGGCACAGCTATTCATTGCCATGTCAGTAAATAAGGCATGTTCACATgtacctcagtttctccatctataaagTGAGGGCTGACTTAGATGGTGTTCAAGCTCTTTTATGCTAATTCTGAATTTCTGGAATCAGCTACAATACTTTGCTCATCAAAACTGCCAGTCTCCTTAGTTACCACAGAAGGAAAATCAAAATGCCTTTTAGTCTGATGAAGTATGCCAAAACTAAATGCTACCAAATTAACTCAGTAACAATTTATCACAGAATATGCACATATCAGGAGTATCTTATCAACAAGATCATGACCTCCACCTACCACATGCATAAGATACAGacacctaatttttaaaaagaaataaattaatctttcaaGTCCCAACTTGAGATCAACTTGAGAGACTTACGACATAGATGGCACTTTATATTCTAGTTGGACTATTTTCTCACCTCTGACAAATGGCTTTTACGTCATCCAAATGGAATCAGATTCCATTCTACAATGTCCTTCTCACACACCACCGTGTTTCCTCAAATCCTTTCCCCTTTGCTATTTGGCTCACTGCTTCCTACCTTGCAAGATGTAGATCAATTATCACTTCCtttgtgtaatattttaaaattttattcactCATATATATCAACTCTAAAATCTTAAATAACAACAATGAATGCCTCTCATCAACAGGACAGGGTCCTGGTTGCCCTTTCTACCAAAGCAGCTGTGGCAGTTTAAATATAGGGTCACTTGTTAGAATACTTGGTCCTGAGtttgtagaactgtttgggaagtatTAGaaagaggtatgtcactggggtcaGGTTTTATGTTTCAAGGCTCCATCATTCTCACTACATaatcctgcagatccagatgtaaactctcagctgtTACGgcattcctgtctctgtttcaccAACTTGGACTCTAAACCATTGAAACTGTaaacccaaataaacactttcttttgtAAGCTGCAGTGGccttggtgttttgtcacagcatagaaaagtaactaatatgggAACATGTAGCATCAAGATGCTATCTTTGAGACAAAAGGCTGGCACCTTGATTTTGGACTTTTCAGTCTCTATACCTGTGAGAAGTAATTCTTGATGTTTGCAAACTACTCaaagatattttgttatagtagtTTGAACATGCCACACCTCAACTACCAAATTCTAACATCTTTCATCTGGAATATGTGATAgcctctttttttaaacatttattttatgtataagagttCTCTTcccatacacaccagaagagagaatcaggtTCCATTACAGATCTTTgtgacaccatgtggttgctggaaattgaactcaggacctctgggaaaacagtcagtgctcttaactgctgagctatctttctagccccCTGAGATAGCTCTTACCTGTCCTCTTTGACTGACTCCTACAACCCAGTCTCCTCAAAAGAATcaagatcattttaaaaatgcaaatcagTTCACCTCGTTCCCATTTTCACAATCA
Encoded here:
- the LOC110299292 gene encoding putative 60S ribosomal protein L37a, yielding MAKRTKKVGIVGKYGTCYGASLRKMVKKIEISQHAKYTCSFCGKTKMKRRAVGIWHCGSCMKTVAGGAWTYNTTSAVTVKSAIRRLKELKDQ